The Macadamia integrifolia cultivar HAES 741 unplaced genomic scaffold, SCU_Mint_v3 scaffold2350, whole genome shotgun sequence region atagcagaaacgttATCTAACAGTGCCTTGGTGTTGATTTGAGGGTTTGCTCAGGAACACAAGTCCAGACTCTGCGGTTCGAATTTAATACACGGGTATGTGATAATCATGTATTAGTGATTGCAAATTCTGAGCTTGttgtaaaatggtatttttggTTCAAATGGTTTCCATGGTTCCTTCATTTCCTCGAATGAACCTCACAACGGAacagaatcagaaggtttaatcccttttcttgattctatCCTCTCCTTAATTAGGGCTTTCCTTTggtcttttcttctctttatttatttattttttgagttgaGGTTTCAGGCTCTCTCTAAATAACATTATTGGTTCAAATGAGTTGTGCACGCATTTGCTTTCCCAACTTTCTTTTTTGatccttataattttttttttctgagttgAACGGTCGTATCTCTGGAACTTGCTTAGGATTCTAACACTATTTTAATATGCTAGGCTTCGAATATTCTCTTCAGAAATTTTCTAGTCCCATTATGAGACTCTTATTACTAACCCCAAAGGGAAGTTTTATGAGACTCAGAGAGATCCTTGTCTGGTACCAGACTGGACCAATTTAATCTATCTTATATAGTTGATCGGATGACCCCATTACTAATAGCGAGCTTTTGCTCAATGGATGAACCAATCCTTTGTTTGGATGCATTGATACGGATCGTTATTGCCTGGGAATGAAACTTACCTTTCAAAttgttggttgagaaattgaGGCATATCACCATGTTGTATGATAGTCAAATACTCAGATATGCAAATAAAACCCCATAAATCATGCTGTGGCATTTACATGTGAAATAACTGAAACCAAAGCATCTCATACATATAACATGTATTTTGAATATCCTAGTTGTAGGATTATTGGAATCTAAATCATATTTGAGTTAGGATCCCTATTCTGGTTCATGAACATGGTTCTTGCTAAGCATTATCCCAGAGGTAAAGATTTTGTAATTTTGGACAATGTACTGATTTGGCAATTAGGAACCGGAACCAGCCTACCCATTAATAAACAATTCTGGatctcagatttggaacacaatAGCTTAATGTTCCAGCTCTGGTCCTGACCCCTTAGGACTGGACCAATTTAAATTGCACCCTTCTATATTTAGTAGATTTCTGTGAAACCTGGCATAGTAGTAGGTTCTCATATAAGGAGAACTCGACCTGAGTTCTGTGGCCATCCTGATTGTTGTTTCTGAGGATAactatttttttcctctctacCAATTTTCTGGTTCTATTTGACAATTATTgatttcttctaattttctaaatctgatttcTATTTGCATTGGTTCTTATATTCTAATTCCATCATTCAAGTTCTGTATTTGATTTCTGATTTTATCTTCCATTTGTCGTTGCCTGGTTTGTTAAGTTTCTTAAAGCTTTTAGTCTTTAATTGTTGATTCGATCTCCTCCTGTGTTCAAATAATTCAGATACACATTCTTACCCTAATTCACGCCATTATTTCGTATCTTGCAGAAAAGTTGTGTTTGGCAACAAGCACTGATTTAATTGTTGCCAGCAATTCACACCATTATTTCGTATCTTCCCTGCAATTCCAGTCATGGGAGCTGAGATCCAAGACGAGGGCTTGAAGAAGCTAGAATACCTGTCCCTTGTCTCAAAGGTCTGCACTGAGCTTGAATCCCATCTTGGGTTTGGTGACAAGGTACTGGCTGAGTTCATCACTGATATGGGTAGTAAATGCGAAAGTGTTGATGTATTTGATTCCAGTCTAAAGGAGAATGGTGCTGAGATGCCTGATTATTTTGTTCGCACTCTCTTCACCATTATCCATGCCATTCTTCCGCCAAAACCCAAATCTGATAAGGATAGTAAGAAGGATGCTTCCAGTGGTAAGATGACGATGTTTTCTGGTCTTGCAATTGCAGACAATAAAGAGAGGGCCAAGGAAATCGAGAAGGAAATTGAAGAGGAAGCTAAGCAgaaggatagagagagagagagggatagggATAGACACAGGGACAGGGACAGGGACAGGGACAGGGACAGAGTTAGAGACAGTAGAAAGGATAGACACAGATATAGATATGATGATGAGAAGGACGATAGAAGAGAACGGGGTGGGTACAGAGATGAAGATGATAGAACTGACTCCAGGAGTAGGTCAAGACACAGCCGGCATGACAGACATAGAAgggatgaagatgatgagaacGTTGACAGTCGAGATGGAGAGGATAGAAGAGACCGTAGAAACCAGCAGAATGTTCGTTACCATTCAGATGAGCCTGAACTGTACAAAGTTTATGCAGGTCGGGTGTCAAGAGTGATGGAAACGGGATGCTTTGTTCAGCTGAATGATTTTAGAGGTAAAGAAGGTTTAGTTCATGTTTCTCAAATTTCTAGTCGGAGGGTTGCCAATGCTAAGGATGTTGTGAAGCGGGACCAGGAGGTACATGTCAAAGTGATTTCAATGTCAGGACAAAAACTGAGTCTTTCAATGAGGGATGTTGATCAGACTACTGGCAAAGATCTCCTCCCGTTGAACAAGAGTTTGGATGATGATGTTTTGAGGGCAAATCCTTCTGACTCAAGCCAGGGTCCTAGAACTAGGACAGGGCTTTCAGGGATTAAGATTGTTGAGGAGGATGATATGATCCCATCGCGACGACCATTGAAGCGAATGAGCTCCCCAGAGATATGGGAAGCAAAGCAACTTATGGCTTCTGGCGTTCTGGATGTTAGGGAGCATCCTATGTATGATGAAGGAGATGGGTTGCTTTACCAGGAAGAGGGTGCTGAAGAAGAGCTTGAGATTGAGCTGAATGAGGAAGAGCCAGCCTTTTTGCAGGGGCAGAGCCGATACTCCATGGACATGTCACCtgtgaagatcttcaagaatcCTGAGGGGTCCTTGAGTCGTGCAGCGGCACTTCAGTCTGCTCTCATCAAGGAGCGAAGAGAGGTACGGGAGCAGCAACAGAGAACTATGCTTGATTCTATCCCAAAGGATCTTAACCGTCCTTGGGAGGATCCAATGCCAGAGACTGGTGAGCGGCATCTTGCACAGGAACTGAGGGGTGTGGGTTTATCAGCCTATGACATGCCAGAATGGAAGAAGGATGCATATGGTAAGGCACTGACATTTGGGCAGAGATCAAAGCTTTCCCTACAGGAGCAGAGGCAGAGCTTGCCCATCTACAAGTTGAAGAAAGAGCTTATTCAGGCTGTTCATGACAACCAGGTGTTGGTTGTAATTGGGGAGACAGGATCTGGCAAAACTACCCAGGTGACACAATATCTTGCTGAAGCAGGTTACACGACAAATGGAAAGATTGGATGTACGCAGCCCCGTAGGGTAGCTGCTATGTCCGTTGCTAAGAGAGTGGCAGAAGAGTTCGGGTGTCGTTTGGGGGAGGAAGTTGGCTATGCTATTCGGTTTGAGGATTGCACTGGTCCAGATACTGTCATCAAGTATATGACTGATGGTATGCTTCTCAGGGAGATTTTAATTGATGAGAACCTCTCTCAGTATTCTGTAATCATGCTTGATGAAGCCCATGAGAGGACAATCCACACTGATGTACTTTTTGGATTACTAAAGCAGCTTGTTAAACGGAGACCTGACCTTAGGTTGATTGTCACTTCTGCCACTTTGGATGCAGAGAAGTTCTCTGGATATTTCTTTAACTGTAATATCTTCACCATTCCTGGAAGAACATTTCCAGTTGAGATCTTGTACACAAAACAGCCAGAAAGTGACTACTTAGATGCATCACTGATCACTGTTCTGCAGATTCACTTGACGGAACCAGAAGGCGATATCCTTCTGTTCTTAACTGGTCAAGAAGAGATTGATCATGCGTGTCAGTCTCTTTATGAGAGAAtgaagggactagggaagaatGTGCCAGAACTGATAATATTGCCAGTATACAGTGCCCTTCCAAGTGAGATGCAGTCAAGGATTTTCGATCCTGCTCCTCCTGGGAAGAGGAAGGTGGTTGTGGCTACCAATATTGCGGAGGCTTCTTTGACCATTGATGGAATATTTTATGTCATTGACCCTGGATTTGCTAAGCAGAATGTTTATAATCCCAAGCAAGGACTTGATTCACTGGTTATAACTCCTATTTCACAAGCATCGGCCAAGCAACGTGCTGGACGTGCTGGGCGGACAGGACCTGGGAAATGCTATCGCCTTTACACTGAAAGTGCTTATCGTAATGAAATGTCACCGACATCTGTTCCTGAAATTCAAAGGATAAATCTTGGAACTACTACACTGACAATGAAGGCCATGGGAATCAATGATCTTCTGTCTTTTGATTTTATGGATCCCCCTTCACCTCAAGCCCTCATCTCTGCCATGGAACAACTGTATAGTCTGGGGGCTCTGGATGAGGAGGGGCTTTTGACAAAATTGGGTAGAAAAATGGCAGAGTTCCCCTTGGATCCACCCTTGTCGAAGATGCTTCTCGCTAGTGTGGACCTTGGATGCAGTGATGAGATTTTAACTATCATTGCCATGATTCAGACAGGAAATATCTTTTACAGGCCTAGGGAGAAACAAGCCCAGGCAGATCAGAAGAGGGCCAAGTTTTTTCAGCCTGAAGGTGACCATCTAACTCTACTCGCTGTATATGAGGCTTGGAAGGCAAAGAATTTTTCAGGACCCTGGTGCTTCGAGAATTTTGTTCAGTCTCGATCTTTGAGGAGGGCTCAGGATGTCAGAAAACAACTTCTTACCATCATGGACAGGTATGATTCTCTATTCTTTCATCAACAGAATATGACGATCATTCATTATCAATTGGTctatttttgtatttaattaGACCTTTTGTGTGTaaattagtgtttttttttaggttttgtaAATAATAATTCTGGGGAAATGTGTTACAGGCTTATATCTTCTGTGCCATATTTACAGTTTGTCACACACTATTTTGTTTTAATGGATGGTGCTGGTATAGTAGTGATTACTTTATATCTAACATGCCCTGTGGATAAGTCTTGTGAATCTTTTTTTACCAACATTTTCTTTCTAATTGTTTAAAAAACCCTTTATCCTTTATATTTTGTATTCTGTATTCTGTCTATTTTCTGTCATTGTTTTTGAGATATATTATTGCATATCTTAATGGTTATGTGGACAATAGTTATGGTTTTAGTTGTTTTCCGGTTGATATTCTGTTTGTTTTTTTACATCGTATGCAGACTTGATGTCCTGTATGTTGGGGTAAAGTCTGTGACTAATTAAATGCGACATGGGTGCATTTAAAATGCTTATCCTGTAGCTTATACGTTGTTTGAAAGCTGCTCCAAGGATCCATTGAATGGCTAAGGTTTGTTGACGATCCCTGGCTACAATCCCAGGGGCATCATAAATAGTACCTGCGACTCctactttttccactttgtatATGGGCTTTATATTCTCTACCACATCAACCATAAGTTTAATTACATTGTGTTCAGTTCGAGCTGGGCAATGAAAAGTTTGATAAACAATAGCACTAAGTCTCGTTCTTTTACCTTCTTTCATGCGAAAGTTGACCTACTTCTTGATCAATTATACAATTCATCCTTTGCCTGCTTTTTTGAAGGAATTCTTAAATTAAAAAACTGAATTGTTCCTAATAATTCTCAAACCCAAATCTGCTAACTTGCTACTgacaggaaaaagaaaagtttgaCTGGGAATGCGATCTCTAAATCAATTTACTGTATTTTCAGGTACAAATTGGATGTTGTGAGTGCTGGGAAGAATTTCACAAGGATACGGAAGGCAATTACAGCAGGATTCTTCTTCCATGCTGCTAGAAAGGACCCTCAAGAAGGTTATAGGACCTTAGTTGAAAATCAGCCTGTCTATATTCACCCAAGCAGTGCTCTCTTCCAGAGACAGCCAGACTGGGTGATTTACCATGAGTTGGTGATGACTACAAAGGAGTACATGCGTGAGATCACGGTTATTGACCCCAAATGGCTTGTGGAATTGGCTCCAAGATTCTTCAAGGTTTCAGATCCAACAAAAATGAGCAAACGCAAGCGACAAGAACGTATTGAACCACTTTATGATAGATATCATGAACCCAACTCTTGGCGTTTAAGTAAACGGCGTGCTTGAACACGTTTCATTTGTGGCAGCAAGTTTTGTACCTTGTTCTATTTGTTTACTACTATTACTGTACATATTGTTTCTCTATAATTTCATGTATTAAATTTGATATCCCAGCATCCCTCCTTGAAAGTAGTGGAGGTTTTTCTTTCAATGTCTGTCCTTTTGTTGTGCTATCTGttggttcttgatttttttttccacttatGGCTATACGGGTGAAACAAGTTTGTGTTTCGGTTCATGTGGTTGAAACAAATCATGAGATGTAAAAAACAGCATCAAGTCTTTTTGTATCCATTATCAACACTCGAAAAGGTATTTTAGGATCCAGGACTGATCAGTGCAGTAGTTGTAAAATGTGAACTTGATTAGATTTCCCTTGATCCAAGAAATAGCATCAGTTGCTCCACTTCAGTATTAATGATGTCAATTGGATTTAGCCTTTCATTTCCTGCAGTATAAATTGATTTGTCCTGAATTTCCTTTCTATTCGTCTGCACCATGTGATGATTAGAAATTCTTATCTCCACTGATAATGTTATGTTAATAGAAAGTGCGAATAATATCATTTTGGCTTTTCTGTTATGGTACATGTTGGAATGTTGTATTTGAATTTGGAGCCAAAACAATTTTTTGGCTACCTTTTTCCCAAGTTGATTTTGATGTCGTGAGGATCTGAGTCTTACTGAATATCAGATTCACCCATTGAagaaccttttttattttagctcCAAATCTGATGGAAGAACCTTTTGTAGAAGATGTTGCAGTGTTGATCTCCACTGGAGTGAGTCACTATAGCAGGtaaccaacccccccccccccccaacccccactcATATactatttaatataaaaatcaaTGGTAATTTGGAATTTGGTAGATTTTGGCATAATGTTGCCTGGGATAATTTTGTCCATCTTTTCTGTTAGGATTTTGGGATTAGTGTTGTCCGCAAATTGCCTCTGCTGGAATTCCCTTTGAATTGGGAATCAAGTACTGAGAGAACTCAGTAAATTGATAATATAATTGTCTTTGGTTAACCAGAAACTCAATTTCTGCATAGGAACTGTACTTTGATATTGTGAGACATATCAAATGCCTCAAGAGGCCAGTAGCCTGCAGTTCCACTGCAGCGTTAGTAAGGTTTGTGCCAATTCTCTGGTGCAAGGGGATAGTTGATGCCTTGACGACCACGACAATAAACTGCGATGTAAAACTGACCCCACGGAAGTGATGATAGCCAGAGTTCCAGACCATGTGGTTGAGCCAATGCAGAAGCCGCACTATTCATGGGTTACGAACCATATTGCCGATACCCTTGCTAGGAAGGCATTGTCTATCGTGTGTATGACAGATTGGCCGCTTACCACTCCTTGGCTTCACGAACTGTGCTCGTCTTATACCGTTGGCGGTACACATGCTTATTAGTAAATTtcgtttctaccaaaaaaaaaaagaggtggttCAGCAACAACTGAAATTTTTCTTGCAACGATAGAATATGATTAGTTGATCCTGGTAAGGCTTCATAAACAGTATGATTTAGTGTATTAGTTGATGATCATATGAAAAGGAATAGGTTGGTGATGGAAAATAAAGTTGGTGTTTGGCTTTTGTGAATTTCAAGTGATTTGACTTTTGATAAGCAAAGAAAGTTG contains the following coding sequences:
- the LOC122066325 gene encoding probable pre-mRNA-splicing factor ATP-dependent RNA helicase DEAH5; this translates as MGAEIQDEGLKKLEYLSLVSKVCTELESHLGFGDKVLAEFITDMGSKCESVDVFDSSLKENGAEMPDYFVRTLFTIIHAILPPKPKSDKDSKKDASSGKMTMFSGLAIADNKERAKEIEKEIEEEAKQKDRERERDRDRHRDRDRDRDRDRVRDSRKDRHRYRYDDEKDDRRERGGYRDEDDRTDSRSRSRHSRHDRHRRDEDDENVDSRDGEDRRDRRNQQNVRYHSDEPELYKVYAGRVSRVMETGCFVQLNDFRGKEGLVHVSQISSRRVANAKDVVKRDQEVHVKVISMSGQKLSLSMRDVDQTTGKDLLPLNKSLDDDVLRANPSDSSQGPRTRTGLSGIKIVEEDDMIPSRRPLKRMSSPEIWEAKQLMASGVLDVREHPMYDEGDGLLYQEEGAEEELEIELNEEEPAFLQGQSRYSMDMSPVKIFKNPEGSLSRAAALQSALIKERREVREQQQRTMLDSIPKDLNRPWEDPMPETGERHLAQELRGVGLSAYDMPEWKKDAYGKALTFGQRSKLSLQEQRQSLPIYKLKKELIQAVHDNQVLVVIGETGSGKTTQVTQYLAEAGYTTNGKIGCTQPRRVAAMSVAKRVAEEFGCRLGEEVGYAIRFEDCTGPDTVIKYMTDGMLLREILIDENLSQYSVIMLDEAHERTIHTDVLFGLLKQLVKRRPDLRLIVTSATLDAEKFSGYFFNCNIFTIPGRTFPVEILYTKQPESDYLDASLITVLQIHLTEPEGDILLFLTGQEEIDHACQSLYERMKGLGKNVPELIILPVYSALPSEMQSRIFDPAPPGKRKVVVATNIAEASLTIDGIFYVIDPGFAKQNVYNPKQGLDSLVITPISQASAKQRAGRAGRTGPGKCYRLYTESAYRNEMSPTSVPEIQRINLGTTTLTMKAMGINDLLSFDFMDPPSPQALISAMEQLYSLGALDEEGLLTKLGRKMAEFPLDPPLSKMLLASVDLGCSDEILTIIAMIQTGNIFYRPREKQAQADQKRAKFFQPEGDHLTLLAVYEAWKAKNFSGPWCFENFVQSRSLRRAQDVRKQLLTIMDRYKLDVVSAGKNFTRIRKAITAGFFFHAARKDPQEGYRTLVENQPVYIHPSSALFQRQPDWVIYHELVMTTKEYMREITVIDPKWLVELAPRFFKVSDPTKMSKRKRQERIEPLYDRYHEPNSWRLSKRRA